ACTACGGCGCCTTTATCACGGCGCTGCTGAACTTCCTGATCGTGGCGGCCATCCTGTATTTCCTGGTAGTCACCCCGGTCAACCGCATCAACGAGCGCTTCAAGCGCGAGGACAAGCCCGCCGTGGCCGAACCCAGCAACGAGGAAAAGCTCCTCGCCGAGATTCGGGACGAACTGCGCCGACGGCCCTGAGGCGCGTCGGCTGCCCTATCCTTTCCCCATGACCCTGAACTCCGCCGAGCTGCACGCCCGCACCTTCCGCTCCCACCGCGGAGCCCTGATGGACCTCTACGCGGAGCTGCCCGAGGAGCATGGCCACTTCGCTGCGTGGGAGGGCGGCATGAGCTTGATCGGGCAGGCCGACCACCTCGCCGACAGCAGCGTGATGATGCTGGGCATGATCGCGGGACAGGCTCCCCAGCGCCCCGCTCCCGGTGCCGGAAGTGCCAGCGTCGCCGAGGTGCGTGAGCGCCTGCGCCAGACCACCGAGCAGGTGGCCTCGGCCGTCGCCGCCCTGAGCGAGGAGGACCTCGCCCGCAGCGTGCCCGCCTTCGGGGGCCGCCCCCTCCCCGTCGCCGCGCTGCTCGACATGCTGATCGGCCACGAGGCCCACCACAAGGGCCAGGTCTGGGTGATGGCCCGGCAGGTGGGGGTCAAGCCGCCGATGTTCGTGAAGATGGGGTAATTCCGGGCACAGCCCCGAGCGAAGCGAGCAGAAGGGAAACGCCGCCTGCCGCCCTCAACATCAACAGAAAGCGGAACGCTCATACCCGAGCGTTCCGCCTCTTTTTTTAGGAGCGACTGGCCGCTGGCCGCTAATTCACCAGCTTCGTCTTGTTCGTCACGAAATCCATCAGCACGTATTGCCCGATGTTCTGCGGCGTCGTGAAGTACGCCTTGCCCTTGGTCATCTCGGAGACGCGGCGCACGAACCCAACGAGTTCAGGGTCGCGGGCGAGCATGAAGGTGTTGACCTGAATGCCACTTCTTCGGCAGTTGGCGACCTCGCGCAGGGTGGCGCCCAGCACGTAGGGGTCGAGGCCGTAGGCGTTCTTGTAGATGCGGCCGTCGGGCAGTGTGAGGGCCGAGGGTTTGCCGTCGGTGATCATCACGATCTGCTTCATGTCCTTGTTCTCGCGCTTGAGAAGCTGCTGCGCGAGCCGCAGGCCGCCCGCCGTGTTCGTGTGGTACGGCCCGATCTGTGCCTGGGCGAGCTTGGCGACCGGCACTTCCTCGGCCGAGTCGTGGAACAGCACGAACTTGACCGTGTCGCCGGGGTACTGGGTGCGAATCAGGTGGGCCAGGGCCAGCGCCACCTGTTTGGCGGGGGTGAAGCGGTCCTCGCCGTAGAGGATCATGGAGTGCGAGCAGTCCAGCAACACGACCGTCGCCGCCGAGGAGTTGTACTCGGCCTGCCGAATGACGAGGTCGGATTCCTCGAGCTGGTCGAAGCCCTTGGAGATCACGTTGCCCAACGTGGCGGTCGTGTCGAGGTTGAGGGTGTCCCCGAACTCGTAGTTCTTGAGTTCGCCCGTCATCTCCACGCCGGAAGCGTACTCGCGGGTGTCGTGGGCGCCCGCGCTGGAGCGGCCCAGGCCCCCCATCAGGTCGCGCAGGCTCTTGTAGCCCAGGAAATCGATGCTCTTGTCCGTGAGCTGAAAGCGCGACTCCCCGCTCTGCCCCTGGCCGCCCTGCCCCGGCTCCTCGTCGAATTCCTTGCGAATAAAGCCGTCCTGCTGGAGCTTGTCCATCAGGCGCTCGATCTGCTGACCCAGCGGCGTCTCGCGCACGTCGTCGGCTTGCAGGGCCTCCAGCAACTGCTCTTCGGGGATCATGCCCCGGTCGGCCAGCGCCTCCAGAATCGCGTCGAAGAGGTCGTCCATGCTGGGCCGCGCATTGGGGTCGGGGTCGTAGGGGTCGTTCATGCCCTGCCCCAGCAGCGCTTCCTGAATCATCTGCATCAGCTCGCTGGAGTCGAGCTGGTCGAGTTCGCCCTCGAACTTGCTGTACCGCGTGACACGCGCCATACCGGTGACCTCCGTAAGGGGCAGCATGGCGCGTCCCGCCGCACAGGTTTGTAATGCCCCGCTCTAGCCCGTCAGGCCAGCCGGTCCGGAATTCAAGGTCGGCGTCCCTCCGGCTGTCCCCAGGTAAAGGAATCGTTATTTGGAGGAGCACCGATGCAACTCTCCGGTCAATCTCCCCTGTCTGATGAGTTGAGAAGACCAAGGAGCCTGAAGTTTCCTCATTTAAAGCTCATTTACGTAAGGGGCATGTCAGACCTTTCTTCCTAAGCTCCTCTTCGTCACGGGTCGCTCACACCTGAGACCTCTGGCCCCCAATCCTGTCCCGCCCCCTGAAGGAGTCTGATGAAGTCCACGCCCACCCTGCTGCTGGTCCTCCTTGGTACGGCCCTGGCCCAGGGCACCTCGCCCCTGGTGCTGACCCTCGCCCAGTCGCTGATTCAGACCGTTCAGGAAGGCGGCCAGGCGACCGAGAAGCGCACGCCGAACTACACCAAGGTCCGTCCCGGCGACCTGCTCGCGCAGACCGTCACCGCCCGCAACGTCAGCTCCCGCACGCTGGCGAACGTGGCCGTGCGGCTGCCGGTTCCGGCCGGGCACGTGTACGTCGCGCCCGATGGAACTGCTCCCGCGGGCGTGCGCACCGAGTACTCCATCGACGGGGGCAAGACCTTTGCCCCCGCGCCCCTGAAGAAAAAAGTCACCGTGACCGAAAACGGCAAGACCGTGACCAAAGAGGTCGAGGTCAAACCGGGTGAGTACCAGGCGGTCCGCTGGACCATCGCCGCGCTGCCCGCCGGAACCGAGAAGACCCTCGGGTTCCGCGTGCAGGTGAAGTGAAGTTTTATTCCCACGCCGCTCAGGGCCGGACGCCCCAAGCAAAAGGAGCACACATGAACGCGAACACCAAGATTCTGGCCCTGATGGCGGCGCTGGCTGCTGGCAACGCCCTGGCCGCCCCCACGGCCAACACCACCAGCACGGCGGCGGGCACGCCCATCACCAACGTCGCCACCGCGACCTTCACGGACCCCGGCACTGGCAACGCAGCCACGCCGGTCAGCTCCAACACGGTGACCACCACGGTCCTGGCGCTGCCGGGCTTCGACATCGTCCACGAGGACGGCACCGACGGGAACACGCTGACCAACACGACCAAGACGGTGACCGGCGCGGTGCCCGGTCAGGTCGTCAAGACCGACTACTACGCCGTGAACAACGGCAACACGGCGCTGACGGTGGTGCTGCGCCCCAATGTCACGGGCGGCTCCTCGACTGCGGCGGACGTGAAGTACCTCGACGCCAGCGGCAACGAACTGCCCAAGAACAGTGACGGCTCTTTCGTCCTCACGCTGCCTGCGGGCACGGCGGGCGTGGTCAAGTTCACGCAGGAACTCACGGTTCCGGCGACCGCCCCGGCAAACACCACCTACGGCGCCTCGCCCGAAGGCTCGGTGGTGGGCACCGGCACGGAAACGGGCCAAAACGGCGTGCCCAGCGGCAGCACCCTGTACGAGGGCCAGACCGTGAGCAACGGCGCGGTGGTGGCGACCCCGGCGCAGGGAGCCGATCTCCAGTTCGTCAAGGTGACGACCTTCAAGCCCAGCCTCGAAAACACGCCCAATGTCGCCACGCCGTCCAACCCGGTCGCTCCGGACGGCACCACCACGGCCACGCCGCCCGCCCTTGTGGGGGTCAACGTGCCCACCGTGCCGGGCGGCACGCCCAACCAGCCCACCCCCACCCAGCCCGTGACCGGCTACCCCTCCTACCCCACCAACCCCTCGGACCCCACCTCGGGCGGCACGCCCATCGTGCCCGACGTGCAGGGCAACCGGCAGATCGCCTACCCCAAGGCCGACAGCGACAACGGTTCGACCGCCCCCTCGGTCGGCCAGACCAACGACCTCGCCGGCACCCCCGACACCATCATCTTCACCAACGACCTGAAAAACAGCGGAGCCGCTGACCGCGTGCAGCTCTACCCGGCGGGTCCGGACGGCAAGCTGCTGGCGGGCACCACCTTTGACGCCAACACCGGCATCTTCACCCTGCCTGACGGCACCAAGGTTCGCTTCCTGGGTCCCAACACCAACCAGCCCATCCCGGTGGGCACGGGGGCCAGCTACCCCACCGTGACGGCTCCGGCGGGGGGCACGGTGATCTACCGCACCGAGGTGACCCTGCCCGACGGCAGCGACGCCGCGCGGATCGACGCCGTGAACATCGTGGTGGGGGCCGACTCGCTCAACGACGCGGAGATCGTGGCCGACGCGACCACGCTGAACATCGTGATGCAGGGTGCCGCGCAGTTCGGTGACGGCAGCGACGGGGCGCTGGGCGCCACGCCCACCCCGGCCCCGCAGCAGAACGTGATGCCCAGCAGCAACACCAGCACCAACACCAGCACCACCAACGACAGCGACAACGTGGCCGTCTTCCCGATGGACGTCGCCAACATGGGCGCGTACAACGACAGCTTCACCCTGTCCGCGACCGTGGCGGGCCTGCCCGCGGGCACGACCATCAGCTACCTCGACGCCAGCGGCGCCGCGCTGCCTGGCAACGGTGCGGGCGGCTTCATCACCCCCGTCGTGGCGGCCGGTCAGGAGATCCGGGTCTACGCGGTGATCACGGTGCCCACGGGCACGGCGGCGGGCCTGTACACCGTCAGCCAGAAGGCGGTGGGCAACTACAGCACCATCACCATGACGGACCTCAATGACGTCATCAAGGTGGGTGCGATCGGGGCCGTGAGCGTCGCCAAGTTCGTGCAGGACGGCAAGACGGGCGCCGGGGCCACGCCGCAAAACGGCATCAACAACCCGCAGGGCTACACCGCCAACACCACGGCGGCCCTGCCCGGCGCGAACATCGTCTACCAGATCATCGGCAAGAACACCTACAACGCGCCGGTTGCGGGCTTCGCCCTGAACGACACGGTGCCCACCAACACCACCTTCCAGTCGGCCAGCCTGAGCATTGGCGGGGTCGCGGTCACGAAGGTCATCTACAAGATCGGCACCGGCACCTGGTCGGCCAGCGCTCCTGCGGCGGGCGCCGCGGCAGGCACGGCCATCGCGGTGGCGGCCGACGCCAACGGCGACAACGTGCCCGACGCGCTGCCCTCCGGCGCCACGATGGAACTGACCTTCACCGTCAAGGTGAACTGAGCCCTCTCCCCGGCGCACCTCGCTTCCCCTGCGGGGTGCGCCTGCTCCCCCGAGCACCGGCCAACAAGAGACGTTCTTTTTGCTTTGCCCGCGCACCAAGCGCCCCGCTTTCCCTCTCTCCAGAGTTTCCGCCCGAGGAGTTGACCCGCTGTGAAACACCCCCCCCTTGCGCTGCTGATCCCCGGCCTGCTGGCGGGGGCTTTCGCGGCAGGTGCCCAGGCCCAGACGGCGACCAGACAGATCCCCGCCGGAACCGAAATCACCAACCAGGCGACCGCCACCTTCGAGCCCCTCACGCCCGGCGGCGTGGCGAGCGTCGAGTCCAACCTCGTTCGCACGGTCGTGCAGGCGGTGTGCGCGGTCAGTGTGTCCCCCGACGGGACGGTGCAGGCCCCCGGCCAGAGCGCGACCCTGCTGCCCGGTGAAGGCGCGACTTTCGCCTACACGGTCGTCAACAGTGGCAACGACCGCTTCACCCTGCCGCTCTCGGCCCGCACCGAGCCGGGCAGCGCCCACACCCCCACGACCCGGCTGGTGCTGGACACCAACGGCAACGGGGTGGCCGACGCGGGCGAGGAGGAGGTCGGGTCCCTGACCCTGGACGCCGGAGCCGCGGCCCGGGTGCTGCTCGCCGTGGAGACGGCCGAGAGCGCCGGGGGCGACGCCTTCGTGAACCTGGTGGCGAGCTGCGGCGGAAACCAGCAGGACGCCAACAACGTCAGCCGCGTGCGGGTCGGGCCGCCGCCCGTGCTGGAAGTGGGCAAGAGCTTCACGCCCGCGCTCGTGCGTCCCGGCACCGAGACCACCGTCACCGTGACCACCCGCAATGCCGGGGACGGGGACAGCCGCGAGGTCGTGCTGACCGATCCCCTGGCCGAGCAGATCGCGCAGGGCCTGGTTTATGTTCCCGGCAGCGCGAATGCGAGCGCCGGGGTGCTCGAATACACCGCCGACGGCGTGACCTGGGGGGCCACCGAGCCCGGCGGGGTGCGCGGGGTGCGCGGGGTGCGGGTGCGGGCGGCCAGCCTCGCGGCGGGGGAGGACCTCACCCTCACCTTCCGGATGCGGGCGACCGAGGCCGCCGAGAACCGGGTGATTCCCAACGTCGCCACCGCCATCACGGGCCGTCAGCAGGCCCAGGGCCGCGCCAGCGCCGACGTGCGCTACCAGCCCGGCGTCGCCCTCGGCCCGGTGGGCGAGCCCGAGGCCCCCGAGAACACCCCGGCCGACCTCCAGACCAAGCCCTTCGCCGTGGTCGGGCAGGAGGTCTGCTTCGACCACACGCTGAAGAACACCGGGGACGTGCGCGACCTGTTCGCGGTCACCGTGACCTACCCCCAGGGCGCGGCGACGGCCCGCCTGACCGGCGCGGACGGGGCGCCCCTGGTGCAGCCCCTGCCGCTCGACCCCGGCGGGACCGCGCTGGTGCGGGTGTGTTACGACGCCACCCGGACGGGCGGGCTGGAGGCCCTGCTCACCGCCTCGGGCACCCGCGGCACGAGCAACACCACCCGCGACGTGGTGCAGGCGGTCGAGGCCGGGCTCCCCGAACTCGTCAAGACCGTCTCGTCCGGCCCCGAGCGCACCGTGTCGCAGGGCGAGGAGCTGACCTACACCCTGCGCGTCCGCAACCCCTACACCCGCCCCCTGACCGGCGTCACGGTGAGCGATCCCCTGCCTGGGCACGTGGACTTCGTGGAAGCGTCGGCGGGCGGCCGCGTGAGCGGCGAGGCGGGCGCCCAGACCGTGAGCTGGTCGGTGGGAACGCTTCAGCCCGGCGAGACGCGCAGCTTCACCGTGCGGGCGCGGGTGAGCACGCGGGCAGTGGACGGTGAGGCGCTGAAAAACGTCTTCAACATGGTCTCGACCGAGTTCCCCACGCCCCTGCCCAGCAACGAGGTCCGCAGCCCGGTCTGGAGCGCGGCGCTGCGCATCACCAAGGTGGTTAGCAGCGCCCAGGCCGCCCCCGGCGACCGCCTGACCTACACCCTGAGGATCCAGAACCTCTCCGCGACCACCGCCATCGTCGACGCCGTGGTGACCGACACCCCGGCCCGCGGGCTGAACTACCTGCCCGGCACGGGCACCCTGGCGGGCCAGCTTCTGCCCGACCCGGCGATCACGAACGGGGTGCTGCGCTGGAGCATCGGGACGATTCCGGCGGGCGGCACAGCCGAACTCACCTACCAGACCCGCGTGACCGGCGACGCGACGGGCGACCTCGTCAACCGGGTGGAGGTCGTGGGCAACGGGGCTGGCGGCAACGCCCGCGCCATCGCCAGCAACGTGGCAACCGCCGTGACCCGGTTGAACCTCGGCGCTTTCGCGCCGCTGGCCGACCTGCTGGGCACGGTCTTCGTGGACCGCAACCGCAACGGCGTCTTCGACGAGGGAGTCGACACCCCGGTCGAGCGGGCGCGGGTGCTGCTGGCCGGGGGCCGCCTGGTGCTGACGGACGCGGCGGGCCGCTACCACTTCGCGGGGGTGCCGCTGGGGACGCACGCGCTGCGCCTCGATCCCGGCTCGGTGCCCTACCTGCCGCTGAACGTGCCGGGAGACGGCGGCCTGCCGGGCACCCGCACCGTGCATGTCCGGGGCCTGACCGGGGTGGACTTTCCGCTCGCGCCCCTCGGCGGCGAGGTCGCGGCCCTGCGCCGGACCACCCTGACTGTCGGCGGGCTGCGGGTCGAGAAGAGCCTGCAGCGCACCCCCGAAGGGTATGTGGTCACCCTGCGGCTGGTCTCGGCGGCCGACCTCGCGGAGTTCGAGTTGCAAGACGCGCTGCCCACGGGCGCGGCGCTGAAAGACGGCCGCAATACCCTGTCGGGCACCCTGAAGGCCGGAGAGACGCTCCTGACCTACCGCTTCGCATTCACGGGCGAGCCGGGCGCGGCCCTGACCGACCCCGCCGTCCGCTGGAGGAACTGACCGTGCCTGCCCCCCTGCCCCGAACCCTCGCCCTGCTGACGGCCCTGCTGCTCGTCGGCCCGGCCCATGCCCAGATGACGGGCGAGTCCGCACCGACCCCGCCCCAGGCGGAGACGGGCACCGAGCAGCGCACCAGCAGCGTCCTGCTGCCCTTCGATGCCCCGGCCCAGGCCCGCGAGATCGTGATCGCGCACCTGCCCCCGGCGGGCGCCGCCTACCTTCCCGGCAGCAGCCGTCTGGACGGCCAGCCTGTTCCCGACCCCCGGCGCGGGACGAGCGGCACCCTGTACTGGGTCCTGCCCGCCCGGGAGCGCGGCGTGCTGACCTACGAGCTGACGCACGCGGCCCCGCTCGGCACCCTCCCGGCCCCCGCCCTGCAAGTGCGGCTCTCCGGCGACCGCACCGAAGTGCTGATGGGACGCATCGACGCCGCCGACCTCGGGAGCGCGGTGCGCCTCTCCGCGCCGACCGACGAGGCGGCCGAGAACGCGGGCGCCATCAAGCTCCCGCTCGCGGGCAGCGTGGTCCGCATCCGCGACCGCATCAACGTGGTCGTCGAGGTGCCGCAGGGTGAGCGCCCCGTGCTGACCGTCAACGGCACCCCGGTGGGGGAAGACCGCCTGGGCACCGACACGCAAGACGGCGTGCGCGGGGTGCAGCGCCTGACCTACGTGGGCGTGCCGCTGCGTCCCGGCCCCAACCTGCTGCGCGTGGGGGGAGAGGAGGTGCGGGTAACCCTCGCCGGGGCGACGGCCCAGGTCGAGGTCACCCCGCTGAGCCTGATTGCCGACGGCAGCACGCCGCTGCGCCTGCGGGTGCGGACCCTGGACGCGTTCGGGACCCCCAGCGGCCAGTCCACCCTGACCCTGCGCCCCAGCTTGGAACCCCGCACTCCCGACGCCAACCCCGGCGAGGCCGGGTACCAGGTGCGCCTCGAGGACGGCGAGGGCGTGCTGGAGCTGCACCCCCAGTCCGCGCCCACGCCCCTGCGGGTGGACGTGCTGCTGGGCGATCAGGTGCTCACCCGCCGCTTCGAGGTCACGCCCGACCGCTCCCGCGTGGGGGTGGGCGTGCTCAGCGCGACCCTGGGGCTGGACGGCAGCCTCAATCTCGCGGACGACCTCACCTGGCAAGCCAGGGGCTACGTGGAAACGCCGGTCGGCGCGGGCAAGCTCTACGCCGCCGCCGACAAGGACGGCCTCCCCCTCACGGCCGACCCCACCGTGCGCTCGCCCGTGTATGGGGACGCGAGCACCGAGCAGATCCCCCTTCAGGGCAGCGACCCGGTGGCCGCCGTGTACGACCACCCCAGCTTCCGGGTGGCCTACCGCCGCGCCGCAGTCCCCATCGACGTGCTGCCCGTGGGCGAGCAGTTCACCGGGCTGACCGCCGTGACGCGGGGCAATCCCACGGTCTCCGGCTTCGTGGCGGGCGTACCCGGCGACCGCGTGTCGGAGGCGGAGGTGACCCCGGACGGCACCCGCATCCTGCGCCTGCCTGACGCCCGCCTCGTTCCTGACAGCGAGACGCTGGAGGTCGTGACCCGCGAGCGGCAAAGCGGCAAGGAGCTGGAGCGCCGCCGCCTGGTGCGGAACGTGGATTACCTCGTGGACTACCCCACCGGCATCGTGACCCTGGTGCGGGCGCTCGACCGGGTGGACGCGGCGTTTGGCGACGTGCTCGTCCTCGCCAGCTACCGCCTGAGCACCGCCACCGCCGGGCGCACCCTGGCCTACGGGGTGCAGGTCAAGGGAGAGAGGGAGAACTATACGGTCGGCGCGGCGGTGGTCCACCTCGACGGGAAGACCACCTTCGGCGTGCGCGGCACCTTCGAGAGCGGCCCCACCCGCGCCGAGGCCCGCGCCGCGTATTCGGGCGGCGTGCAGGCGAGCGCGGACCTCGCGACCCGCTTCGGGGACGATGTGGCCTCCTTCCGGATTCGCTATCAGGACGCCGGATACGCGGGCCTCGCGCCCATTGCCGTGGGCCTGAACGTGGGCGGCGGCTACGTGGCGCGGCTGGGGCAGAACCTCAGTGCCGGGGTGGACGGCGAGTACCACAGCACCCCGACCGCGCGGGGCGGCAGCGTGACCGCCCGCGCCGACTACCGCCTCGCGCCTTTCAGCGTGGGAGCGGGCCTGAAATACGCCTTCGGGGACACTTATGGCCTGGGCGCCGTGGTCAGCGCGGGCTACCACCGGCAGCCGCTGGACGTGGACGTGACCCACACCCAGCCCTTGTCGGGCAACCTTGACCCCACCACTTCCTTCTCGGTCCGTTACCGCCTGACCGACCAGGTCACCCTGGGCCTGCGCGACGACGTGACCTGGGGTAAGGGGCACGTGGCGGCCCTGACGCTGGACACCCGCATCGGCAACACCAACTACGCCGTGGGCTACGAGCTGCCTACCGCGAGCGGCGAGGGCAACCGCGCCCGCTTCGGCGTCTCGACCACCCTGCCTCTGGGCGAGCGCACCTCGCTGGGGCTGCGCGGCAGCGCCCTCTACGACGTGCGCGGGGCCGAGATGGAAGTCACCGCCAGCGCCGACCTCGCCCACCGTGCTGACGGCTTTAGCGTGACGGCAGGAACCGACCTGATTTACCGGGACGGGGGCTTCGGGACCGTCGTGCGGGCGGGCATCACCGGGAGCGTGACCGACCACCTGACACTGACCACCGACGGCCTCGCGGAATTTGGCCTCGGGAAGAACGGCCAGCGCTTCTCGCTGGGGTACGCCTACCGGAACCGCACGCTGAACAGCCTGGGGTATGTCCGGTACGTGCAGGGCACCCTGGCGGGCGGCAATCCCCAATTGCACACGGGCGTGAGCGCCGAGTACCGCCAGCCAACGTGGGCCGTGCGCGGCGGCGTGGATACCCGCGCCCTGCTCAATGATGCGGGCAGCTTCACCGCGCAGGGCTACCTGGGGGGCACCTACTACCTGAATGACCGCTTCGGCGTCGGCGCCTGGGGCCGGATGCTGACCCAGCCCGCGACGAACACCACCCAACTCGGCTACGGGCTGGAGGGCAGCGTCCGCGCCCTGCCGGGCACCTGGCTGACGGCCGGGTACAACTTCGCGGGTTTCGAGGGCTTGCCGGGCGCGGGGAC
This genomic interval from Deinococcus sp. HSC-46F16 contains the following:
- the mscL gene encoding large conductance mechanosensitive channel protein MscL, producing the protein MLRGFRDFVLRGNVVDLAVGVVIGAAFTGIVTAFSNSFINPLIKAVTGGGAQVGGTFTLNGAVFDYGAFITALLNFLIVAAILYFLVVTPVNRINERFKREDKPAVAEPSNEEKLLAEIRDELRRRP
- a CDS encoding DinB family protein produces the protein MTLNSAELHARTFRSHRGALMDLYAELPEEHGHFAAWEGGMSLIGQADHLADSSVMMLGMIAGQAPQRPAPGAGSASVAEVRERLRQTTEQVASAVAALSEEDLARSVPAFGGRPLPVAALLDMLIGHEAHHKGQVWVMARQVGVKPPMFVKMG
- a CDS encoding VWA domain-containing protein, producing the protein MARVTRYSKFEGELDQLDSSELMQMIQEALLGQGMNDPYDPDPNARPSMDDLFDAILEALADRGMIPEEQLLEALQADDVRETPLGQQIERLMDKLQQDGFIRKEFDEEPGQGGQGQSGESRFQLTDKSIDFLGYKSLRDLMGGLGRSSAGAHDTREYASGVEMTGELKNYEFGDTLNLDTTATLGNVISKGFDQLEESDLVIRQAEYNSSAATVVLLDCSHSMILYGEDRFTPAKQVALALAHLIRTQYPGDTVKFVLFHDSAEEVPVAKLAQAQIGPYHTNTAGGLRLAQQLLKRENKDMKQIVMITDGKPSALTLPDGRIYKNAYGLDPYVLGATLREVANCRRSGIQVNTFMLARDPELVGFVRRVSEMTKGKAYFTTPQNIGQYVLMDFVTNKTKLVN
- a CDS encoding DUF11 domain-containing protein codes for the protein MKHPPLALLIPGLLAGAFAAGAQAQTATRQIPAGTEITNQATATFEPLTPGGVASVESNLVRTVVQAVCAVSVSPDGTVQAPGQSATLLPGEGATFAYTVVNSGNDRFTLPLSARTEPGSAHTPTTRLVLDTNGNGVADAGEEEVGSLTLDAGAAARVLLAVETAESAGGDAFVNLVASCGGNQQDANNVSRVRVGPPPVLEVGKSFTPALVRPGTETTVTVTTRNAGDGDSREVVLTDPLAEQIAQGLVYVPGSANASAGVLEYTADGVTWGATEPGGVRGVRGVRVRAASLAAGEDLTLTFRMRATEAAENRVIPNVATAITGRQQAQGRASADVRYQPGVALGPVGEPEAPENTPADLQTKPFAVVGQEVCFDHTLKNTGDVRDLFAVTVTYPQGAATARLTGADGAPLVQPLPLDPGGTALVRVCYDATRTGGLEALLTASGTRGTSNTTRDVVQAVEAGLPELVKTVSSGPERTVSQGEELTYTLRVRNPYTRPLTGVTVSDPLPGHVDFVEASAGGRVSGEAGAQTVSWSVGTLQPGETRSFTVRARVSTRAVDGEALKNVFNMVSTEFPTPLPSNEVRSPVWSAALRITKVVSSAQAAPGDRLTYTLRIQNLSATTAIVDAVVTDTPARGLNYLPGTGTLAGQLLPDPAITNGVLRWSIGTIPAGGTAELTYQTRVTGDATGDLVNRVEVVGNGAGGNARAIASNVATAVTRLNLGAFAPLADLLGTVFVDRNRNGVFDEGVDTPVERARVLLAGGRLVLTDAAGRYHFAGVPLGTHALRLDPGSVPYLPLNVPGDGGLPGTRTVHVRGLTGVDFPLAPLGGEVAALRRTTLTVGGLRVEKSLQRTPEGYVVTLRLVSAADLAEFELQDALPTGAALKDGRNTLSGTLKAGETLLTYRFAFTGEPGAALTDPAVRWRN